In Aegilops tauschii subsp. strangulata cultivar AL8/78 chromosome 3, Aet v6.0, whole genome shotgun sequence, one genomic interval encodes:
- the LOC109777389 gene encoding uncharacterized protein isoform X4, which translates to MVVERPGRSQPPPQAVQRHLRGKPYPKNRGPNPLSCRKRKQSPNHQLLNHQGLMADGEAKRKTVRKRKRSGKDIRSMCI; encoded by the exons GAGCGCCCCGGCCGATCACAGCCACCACCACAGGCCGTTCAACGCCACCTCCGAGGAAAACCATATCCAAAAAACAGA GGCCCAAACCCACTatcgtgcagaaaaagaaagcaAAGCCCCAACCATCAGCTGCTCAATCATCAG GGTCTGATGGCCGATGGAGAAGCGAAGCGAAAGACGGTTAGGAAGCGCAAGAGAAGTGGCAAAGACATCAGGTCCATGTGTATTTAA
- the LOC109777388 gene encoding hydroxyproline O-galactosyltransferase GALT6-like: MAELLGTKAVQGEEPPRILHPRIRGDFSGRLVIELNACYCMKWALPQRCEGPTSWPDDDRVDGELKCEKWTRDDGPKTNKSSNIKWLLNNLIGMPEPDKVSVDQAYPFAEGKLFFLTIAAGLEGYHVNVDGRHIASFPYCTGYNLEDATGLSLNGDLDIESISAGHLPKSHPSFDPQRYLKMSEQWKAPPLPTEPVELFIGILSAANHFAEWMAVRKSWMIATRKSSNSVAWFFFALVNEELKKEEEFFGDIVLVLFMDSYDLVVLKTIAITEYGVRVVQAKYVM; this comes from the exons ATGGCAGAGTTGCTGGGCACCAAGGCCGTGCAGGGGGAGGAGCCGCCCAGGATTCTCCACCCCAGGATCAGAGGCGACTTCAGCGGCCGCCTCGTCATCGAGCTCAACGCCTGCTACTGCATGAAGTGGGCGCTGCCGCAGCGCTGCGAGGGCCCGACGTCCTGGCCCGACGACGACAGAG TTGATGGGGAGCTCAAGTGTGAGAAATGGACTCGGGATGATGGCCCCAAGACAAACAAATCGTCAAACATAAAGTGGTTGCTCAACAATTTGATCGGCATGCCAGAGCCAGACAAGGTCTCTGTTGATCAGGCATACCCCTTTGCAGAGGGCAAGCTCTTTTTCCTAACCATCGCAGCCGGTCTCGAAGGCTACCATGTCAATGTCGATGGCCGACATATTGCATCCTTCCCTTACTGCACT GGTTACAACCTCGAGGATGCGACAGGCCTGTCGTTGAACGGAGACCTTGACATCGAGTCAATTTCTGCCGGCCATCTGCCCAAATCACACCCTAGCTTCGACCCACAGCGATACCTCAAAATGTCTGAACAGTGGAAGGCCCCACCTCTACCAACTGAACCTGTTGAGCTGTTCATTGGCATCCTTTCTGCAGCCAACCATTTCGCGGAGTGGATGGCCGTTCGCAAGTCATGGATGATTGCTACAAGGAAATCATCTAATAGTGTTGCCTGGTTTTTTTTCGCTCTG GTCAACGAGGAGCTGAAGAAGGAGGAAGAGTTCTTTGGTGACATTGTTCTAGTCCTTTTCATGGATAGCTATGACCTCGTTGTTTTAAAGACTATTGCCATTACTGAGTATGGG GTGCGAGTTGTGCAAGCGAAATACGTAATGTAG
- the LOC109777389 gene encoding uncharacterized protein isoform X1, with protein sequence MSHRLCRHGRGAPRPITATTTGRSTPPPRKTISKKQILLQGPNPLSCRKRKQSPNHQLLNHQGLMADGEAKRKTVRKRKRSGKDISSLTGFAGSRPSSNTPSVPPI encoded by the exons GAGCGCCCCGGCCGATCACAGCCACCACCACAGGCCGTTCAACGCCACCTCCGAGGAAAACCATATCCAAAAAACAGA TCCTTCTGCAGGGCCCAAACCCACTatcgtgcagaaaaagaaagcaAAGCCCCAACCATCAGCTGCTCAATCATCAG GGTCTGATGGCCGATGGAGAAGCGAAGCGAAAGACGGTTAGGAAGCGCAAGAGAAGTGGCAAAGACATCAG TTCCCTCACTGGATTTGCAGGCTCACGACCATCCTCTAACACCCCGTCAGTGCCACCTATTTGA
- the LOC109777389 gene encoding uncharacterized protein isoform X3: MVVERPGRSQPPPQAVQRHLRGKPYPKNRGPNPLSCRKRKQSPNHQLLNHQGLMADGEAKRKTVRKRKRSGKDISSLTGFAGSRPSSNTPSVPPI, translated from the exons GAGCGCCCCGGCCGATCACAGCCACCACCACAGGCCGTTCAACGCCACCTCCGAGGAAAACCATATCCAAAAAACAGA GGCCCAAACCCACTatcgtgcagaaaaagaaagcaAAGCCCCAACCATCAGCTGCTCAATCATCAG GGTCTGATGGCCGATGGAGAAGCGAAGCGAAAGACGGTTAGGAAGCGCAAGAGAAGTGGCAAAGACATCAG TTCCCTCACTGGATTTGCAGGCTCACGACCATCCTCTAACACCCCGTCAGTGCCACCTATTTGA
- the LOC109777389 gene encoding uncharacterized protein isoform X2 yields MLFAFDMERPGRSQPPPQAVQRHLRGKPYPKNRGPNPLSCRKRKQSPNHQLLNHQGLMADGEAKRKTVRKRKRSGKDISSLTGFAGSRPSSNTPSVPPI; encoded by the exons ATGTTGTTTGCTTTTGACATG GAGCGCCCCGGCCGATCACAGCCACCACCACAGGCCGTTCAACGCCACCTCCGAGGAAAACCATATCCAAAAAACAGA GGCCCAAACCCACTatcgtgcagaaaaagaaagcaAAGCCCCAACCATCAGCTGCTCAATCATCAG GGTCTGATGGCCGATGGAGAAGCGAAGCGAAAGACGGTTAGGAAGCGCAAGAGAAGTGGCAAAGACATCAG TTCCCTCACTGGATTTGCAGGCTCACGACCATCCTCTAACACCCCGTCAGTGCCACCTATTTGA